One segment of Panthera leo isolate Ple1 chromosome A3, P.leo_Ple1_pat1.1, whole genome shotgun sequence DNA contains the following:
- the PDIA6 gene encoding protein disulfide-isomerase A6 — protein sequence MARLVLGLISCTFFLAVNGLYSSSDDVIELTPSNFNREVIQSDSLWLVEFYAPWCGHCQRLTPEWKKVATALKDVVKVGAVDADKHQSLGGQYGVQGFPTIKIFGSNKNRPEDYQGGRTGEAIVDAALSALRQLVKDRLGGRGGGYSSGKQGRGESSRKKDVIELTDDSFDKNVLDSEDVWMVEFYAPWCGHCKNLEPEWAAAATEVKEQTKGKVKLAAVDATVNQVLAGRYGIRGFPTIKIFQKGESPVDYDGGRTRSDIVSRALDLFSDNAPPPELLEIIDEDVAKKTCEEHQLCVVAVLPHILDTGAAGRNSYLEVLLKLADKYKKKMWGWLWTEAGAQSELENALGIGGFGYPAMAAINARKMKFALLKGSFSEQGINEFLRELSFGRGSTAPVGGGAFPAISTREPWDGKDGELPVEDDIDLSDVELDDLEKDEL from the exons ATGGCTCGCCTCGTGCTGG GTCTAATAAGCTGTACCTTCTTTCTAGCAGTGAATGGTCTCTATTCCTCTAGTGACGATGTAATTGAATTAACTCCATCCAATTTCAACCGAGAAGTTATTCAAAGTGATAGTCTGTGGCTTGTAGAGTTCTATGCTCCATG GTGTGGCCACTGCCAGAGGTTAACACCAGAATGGAAGAAAGTAGCAACCGCGCTAAAA GATGTTGTAAAAGTTGGCGCAGTTGACGCAGATAAACACCAGTCCCTGGGAGGTCAATATGGTGTTCAGGGATTTCCTACCATTAAGATTTTTGGATCCAACAAAAACAGACCAGAAGATTATCAGG GTGGCAGAACTGGCGAAGCCATTGTAGATGCTGCTCTCAGTGCTCTGCGCCAGCTCGTGAAGGATCgccttggggggaggggtggtggatATAGTTCTGGAAAACAA GGTAGAGGTGAGAGTTCGAGGAAGAAGGATGTGATTGAGCTGACGGACGACAGCTTCGATAAGAATGTCCTTGACAGTGAAGACGTTTGGATGGTTGAGTTTTACGCTCCTTGGTGTGGACACTGCAAAAA tCTTGAGCCAGAATGGGCTGCTGCAGCCACAGAGGTAAAAGAGCAAACCAAAGGAAAAGTGAAGCTCGCGGCTGTGGACGCCACGGTCAACCAGGTTCTGGCCGGCCGGTACGGG ATTAGGGGATTTCCTACAATCAAGATATTTCAGAAGGGGGAATCTCCTGTGGATTACGATGGGGGGCGGACGCGATCTGACATCGTCTCCCGGGCCCTGGATTTGTTTTCTGACAATGCCCCACCTCCTGAGCTGCTTGAG ATCATCGACGAGGACGTCGCTAAGAAGACCTGTGAGGAGCACCAGCTGTGTGTCGTGGCCGTGCTGCCCCACATCCTGGACACGG GAGCTGCTGGCAGAAACTCGTACTTAGAAGTTCTTCTTAAGTTGGcagacaaatacaaaaagaaaatgtgggg GTGGCTGTGGACAGAAGCTGGGGCCCAATCTGAGCTTGAAAACGCGTTGGGGATCGGAGGCTTCGGGTACCCTGCCATGGCAGCCATCAATGCACGCAAGATGAAATTTGCTCTTCTGAAAGGATCTTTCAGCGAGCAAGGCATTAACGAGTTTCTCAG GGAGCTCTCTTTCGGGCGCGGATCTACAGCACctgtgggaggtggggccttCCCCGCCATCAGCACCAGAGAGCCTTGGGACGGCAAGGATGGCGAG CTTCCCGTGGAAGACGACATTGACCTCAGTGATGTGGAGCTGGACGATTTGGAAAAGGATGAGCTGTGA